Within the Dechloromonas denitrificans genome, the region TGCGACGCGCCTCCTTGGTCACGTTCTGGGCCGAGAATCGCAAGGCGACCTGCCGGTCGATCTTGTACAGCGCATACAGATCCAGTTGCCGGCGCGCCCCCTGCAACTGCTTGACGGTTGCGCTGCTCTCGCGATCGAGGGCGGAAACGTAGTTGAAATTCCCGCCGAGGGTCAGACGCAGCGAAGAAATTTCGTAGTCTGCCCCGACATTGGCACTCTTGCGCGGCCCCTCGCCGGCGCCCAGGCCCTCGACCTTGTCCAGCATCCGGGTATCGGTGTAGGCGGCGTTGCCACGCACGGTCAGCGCCGGCAAGCCGAGTGCGATCATCTTGCTCTTGAAGTCGAAGACTAGGCCACGCAATTCCGCCTCGCCGACGTTGTACGGACGTTCGACCCAGCGGCCGGATTCCTGCTCGGTCAAACGCTGCGTGTAGTTCTGCACCTGGCGATGAAAAACCGACAGTCCGACCGTCCCGGCCCGCTGGTCGAGGAAATATTCGACGCCGGCTTCGATGCTGCGCAGGCGTTCGGGAGCGAGGTTGGGGTTGCCGCCGCGATCCGCGTTGCTCGACGAGTTGGTGCCGCTGGACAGGCGCGTCACCGGCAGCAGTTCGCGCGAGAACGGCACACGGCTGTTGCGGGCGATGCTGGCGCGCAGGTTCCACTGGTCGGTGAGCTGCCACAGGTAATGCAATGAGGGATCGAGGGCGCGGAACTTGCGGTCGATTTCCCCCGAACTACTGTCGTCGATCTGCGTCTGCAGGTAGGTCCAGCGCAGCCCCGGCGTCATCAGATGACGTTCGGAGATCTGCCATTCGTCCTGCCCCCAGACGACCTGGCGGTTTTCCTTGAGAGTGGCGACATTGGAAGAAGTCTGGCTGCCGCTGCGCCGTTGCGTGTCCTCGCTCGACTTGCCGCGCAGCTCTCCGGCCACCGTCACCACGTGGGCATCGAAGAACAGGTGCTTGGTGCGCAAATCGCCGATCCATTCGGTCTCGGTCCGTTCGCTGCGGTCGGCAATCGAGGAGGTCATCGCGCCGGTCGAATCGTACTTTCCGGAACGCTTGTCGGCCGCTTCGGACTCGCCCTGGACGGTGAATTTGGCCGTCGTCTCGGCCCCTTGGGTGGCGCTCAGACGCCATTCGCTACCCAGCCTTCCCATCGTCCGCCGGGTTTCGTCACGTTCGTTATCGCTACTCGACACCCCATTGGTGCTGCGCGCAACCTTGGTCGTCCGCTCATCTTCGGTGTGCGAGAAGAAAGGGCTCAGCGTGAACCGCTGGTTACCGGCGAATTTCCAGGAAAACCGCGGCGACAATGTGATGTTGGTATCGTTGCCGGTCGTCGTCGAGTATTCGCTGATCTGACCGTTCGACATACCGCCGCCGTAAGTTGTCGCATCGAGTTCGCGCTTGCCAGAAGCGGGCCGCCGGTTGATGGCCCCGGACAGCAGGTAGCCCGAATCGCCGTCCGGCTCGCCGTACTGCCCTTCGAGGCGAAACTGGGGATCATCGCCGACCGCGCCGACGCCGACCTTCAGCCCACGCGTCGCCTTGGGCGGCACATCGCGCATGACCAGGTTGATCACGCCGGCCGGATTGAGTACCGGGAATTCCGCCGTGCTGTTGCGGATGATCTCGACGCGCTCGATCATCTCGACAGGGAGGCGCAGCGCGGTTGCCGGGTTGCGGTCGCCGCCCGGCAACGGCTGGCCATCGACGAGGATCTGCGGCATGTTGCGGTCCGGCCCACGGCCACGGCCACGCGGCCCGCTGTCCATGTCAGTAAACATGCCGGTGCCCGGCAGCTTGCGCAGCAGTTCGCCGACGCTCGCCGCATCGAGGGTATCGAGTTCCTCGCGGTCGAAAACCAGCTTGCCGGCCGAGGCATTGCGGCGGATTTCCTGGGCTTCCGACTTGGCGGAAACCAGCACTTCCGACAACACCGCGTCCTGGGCGAGTGCTCCGCCGGCGCCCAGCAGGGCCAGGCTGGTGCCGATGAGGCCGCCAATATCTTTATACGCACGAATACTCATGCTGAGTGCTCCTGGGGATTGAACGACAATACCCTGGCTGGCGGCGGCTGGCTTGATCGGGATGGGCCCGACATGGGCGCCGCCGGATTTTCTCAAAACACCGCCTGTTTTCGCTGCCGCCAAAGGTAACAAATGTGTAAATGGGCGCCGCGGGCCAGCGCCCCGACTACGGCGGATTGAGCAGGAACTGCGCGTCTAGCGCGGCCAGGTCCCGGGCGCCGCACAGCGCCATGGTGATTTCCAGTTCCTCGCGGAGCAGGCGCAGCAGATGCGCCACACCGAGCGCACCGGCGGTGGCCAGCGCGTGCACATAGGGGCGGCCGACCAGAACGGCCGAGGCGCCCAGCGCGAGAGCCTTGAAAATGTCGCTGCCCCGCCGGATGCCGCCGTCGAGCAGAAGCGGGAAATCGGCGCCGACCACGGTCTTGATGGCCGGCAAAATGTCGATGCTGGCCGGCGTCGTATCGAGCGTCCGGCCGCCGTGGTTGGAGACCACGATGCCCTGGACACCAGCGTCGACCGCCCGCCGCGCATCCTGCGGGTGGAGGATGCCCTTGAGCACCACCGGCAAGCGGCTGTGCTCGACCAGCCAGGCCACATCGTCCCAATGCGGCGCCGTCGTCATCAGGCGATCGAAGACATTCGCCCCGGACGTACCGGGTAACCCGGCGTTTGCCGCGGCCGCCAGATTGACCGCAGAGATCCCGGCAGGCAGCGCGAAATCGGCCCTCTGCTCGCGGTTGCGCACGCCGAACACGGCGGCATCGACGGTCAGCACGAGCACCGCGTAGCCGGCCGCTTCGGCCCGCCGCACCAGTTCGAGCGAGGCTGCCCGGCTGCCTTGCCAGTAGAGCTGGAACCACAGCGGCGCCTCGGCCTGGGCCGCGATCTCCTCGAGCCGGCAGGTCGCCAGGCTGCTCACCACCATGCCCGCCTGCATCGCCCCGGCCCCGAGCACCGTGGCCATTTCGCCGGCCGGATGAAAGAGCCGTTGATAGGCGACCGGCGCCAGCAAGATCGGGTGGGCATAGTCGCGGCCGAACAGCCTCAGGCGAGTGTGCCCGCCCCGGACATCATTGAGCGGCTGGGGCAGCAGGCGGATCTGGCGAAATGCCTCGACGTTATCATCGAGCGTCAGTTCGTCGGCCGCCCCGCCCTGCAGGTAGGCCCAGGCGTTGTCATCGAGATGCCGGCGGGCCGCCTGCCGATAATCATCGGCCGCGACGACATCGGACGGAATGCGGTCGACGGGCGGCAGCGGGGGCTGATCCGCAGACGGCATCACTCCGCCCATTGCTGCAACAGCTTGTGATAGTGCCCGGTCAGCGCCACCACCTCGGGCGTATCGCCGAGCTGGCTGCGCAGCTTCAGAATGTTCATGTCGAGCTCGAACAGCATGGCGCGCTGCCAGGCCGTCCGCACCAGGCTCTGCGTCCAGAGAAAAGACCCGATCCGGGCGCCCTTGGTGACCGGCTCGACCCGGTGCAGGCTGGTTGATGGATAGACGATGGCATCCCCGGCCGGCAGTTTGACTTCGTGGCTGCCGTAGGTGTCTTCGACGATCAGCTCGCCGCCTTCGTATTCCTCGGGATCGGCCAGGAAAATGGTGGTCGAAACATCGGTGCGCACACCCTCGCTGCTGCCGTGGGCGTATCGGATGGCGTTGTCGATGTGATTGCCGTAATAGCCGCCCCCTTCGTAATGATTGAAATAGGGCGGCAAGATCTGTTTGGGCAGTACTGCGGAAAAGAACAATTTGTTCTTCATCAGTGCCGTCACCATGATTTCCCGCAGCCGGGCAATGGTCGCCGTGCCTTCCGGCAGTTGCCGGTTGCGCTTGCATTGGGCCGATTGGGCACCGGCGGTGGCCAGTCCATCGACCCACTCGGCGGCTGCCATTAGCCGGCGGCATTCGGCCACCTCCTCGCGCGTCAGCAGTTCCGGAATGTGCAGCATCATGGCAAAAGCTCCTAAGAACGGGCAAACCCCGTAAACGTGAAAAACCCGCCCGATTGACGGGCGGGTCGGTGAACTCCGGTTAGAACTTGAAGTTGGCGGTCATGATCGCCTGGCGCCCCGGAGCCACGCTGACCATGTGGGTGGTGTAGGCGCGGTCGTAGTAGGTCTTGTCGGTCAGGTTCTGGATATTCAGACGCAGGCTGAAATTCCTGGCAACTTCATAGCTGGCCATCGCATCGTAGCGCCAGTATTCAGGCACCCACTTGGTGTTGGCCGTGTTGCCGTAGACCTTCGAGACGTAATAGGCGCCGCCCCCCAGCGTCAGCTTGGGCAGGACCTTGTAGGAACTCCACAGGCTGAAGCTGTCTTCCGGCGTGTTCGGGAACTGCTTGCCCTTGTTGACCTGGTTGGCGGCCAGCGGGCCGACTTCGACCAGCTCGCTCTTCAGATGGGTATAACCGCCGAAGACCTGCCACTTGTCGGTCAATGCGCCGGCGAAGCCGAGTTCGTAGCCCTCGGTTTCCTGCTTGCCGACGGTGGCCCAGGTATTGGCATCGATCGCCACCTTGGCATTGGTCTTGTCGAGTTTGAAGACCGCGGCGGTCAGCGAAAGCTTGTTGCCGAGCAGGTTCCACTTGGTACCCAGCTCGATGTTCCTGACTTTTTCCGGTTCCAGATCCTGATTGGTCACCGCCAGGTTGTCCGTGCCATCACTGGCGCTTACCCCGGAAGGATTGGCGGCGGTCGCATAGTTCAGGTAAATACTGCCGTTTTCCAGGGGCTTGTAGATCAGCCCGGCCTGATAGCTGGCAAAACCGCTGTCGCTGCGCAGATTGACCGGGACGTAGACGGTGGTCGTGCTGCCCGCCGTGTAGCCCGTCGTCGAATAGCCGTCCGAACGACTGCTGAAATGGTCGTAACGCAGGCCCAGGTTGAGCAGCCATTGCTTGCTCAGAGTCGCGGTATCGAACAGGTAGATGCCGCGGCTCGTCGTATCGATCTTCGCCCCGACCGACGTACGGCTGATATTGCCGTTCCAGGCGGCGTTCGGATCGGGATTGGAAATGCTGGCAAGCGGCGCACCAGCGACCTGCAGACCGGCGATGTTGGCACCGGTCACCAGATAGCCGCGGTTGTCGGTTTCGGTACGGCTCAGCTCGAAACCGGTTGCGATATTGTGCTTGACGCTGCCGGTAAAGAATTCACCGGTAAGTTCGGTGGCATTGACGAAAGCCTCGGTCGTTGAGTGGCGATTCTTCGAGCTGCGATTCAGATAACCCGGTCGAATGGCCGTTCCGGCAAGGCCGTCGGTCCCGGTGCTGGTATTGGAGATGTTGAGCCCGTTGGAATCGCCGGGATTGGTTACCACGTAATCGTTCAGCGACTTGGTAAAGCGCGTCGCATTGCGGATGGTCCACTTGCTGTTGATGTCGTGCTCGATTTTCAGGGTGCCGCTATCGACTTCCGTCTTGCGAAAATCGCGGGATGTCAGGCCGTAGAAGTTGTCGCGATCGACCTTGAGCGGACCGCCGTCGCCATTGAACACCGAGCGCGGATTGGTCGCGGCATAAGGGTTGTTGTAGGGATGCCCATAGTCCGGCATGTCATCGGTTTCATAGTGGTAGAAACCGACCGTCGCCCGGGTCGGGCCGCCCAGGCCGAGCGCCGCGGAGATATTGACGCCGAGATGGTCGTAATCCACTTCATTGCGGCCGGCCACATCGCCGGTTTCCTTGAGCAGATTGATCCGGACCGCGGCATTGTCGGTCAGCTGTTGATTCAGGTCGGCCGTGGCGCGAACGTATTTGTCGGTCCCCAGGCCGATCGAGGCTTCGTTGAAACTGCCCAGGCGGGCATTCTTGGTCGTCAGGTTGATGCTGCCGCCGACCGCGCCGCCACCGCTGAACGCCGAATCAGCGCCCTTCGAAATATCGATCTGCTCGATGGCGAACATGTTGCGCGACTGCGAACTCGGATCGCGCAGACCGTCGATGAA harbors:
- a CDS encoding TonB-dependent receptor gives rise to the protein MAHIRSRKHSHASHLLALVAAALPAAGNAQESETSLPAMTVKAAADVPYKADNAASTKFTAPLLDTPKTVTVITQEVLKQTNAASLQEALRTTPGITFGMGEGGTPEGDSPVIRGFSAQANTFIDGLRDPSSQSRNMFAIEQIDISKGADSAFSGGGAVGGSINLTTKNARLGSFNEASIGLGTDKYVRATADLNQQLTDNAAVRINLLKETGDVAGRNEVDYDHLGVNISAALGLGGPTRATVGFYHYETDDMPDYGHPYNNPYAATNPRSVFNGDGGPLKVDRDNFYGLTSRDFRKTEVDSGTLKIEHDINSKWTIRNATRFTKSLNDYVVTNPGDSNGLNISNTSTGTDGLAGTAIRPGYLNRSSKNRHSTTEAFVNATELTGEFFTGSVKHNIATGFELSRTETDNRGYLVTGANIAGLQVAGAPLASISNPDPNAAWNGNISRTSVGAKIDTTSRGIYLFDTATLSKQWLLNLGLRYDHFSSRSDGYSTTGYTAGSTTTVYVPVNLRSDSGFASYQAGLIYKPLENGSIYLNYATAANPSGVSASDGTDNLAVTNQDLEPEKVRNIELGTKWNLLGNKLSLTAAVFKLDKTNAKVAIDANTWATVGKQETEGYELGFAGALTDKWQVFGGYTHLKSELVEVGPLAANQVNKGKQFPNTPEDSFSLWSSYKVLPKLTLGGGAYYVSKVYGNTANTKWVPEYWRYDAMASYEVARNFSLRLNIQNLTDKTYYDRAYTTHMVSVAPGRQAIMTANFKF
- a CDS encoding alpha-hydroxy acid oxidase, producing MPSADQPPLPPVDRIPSDVVAADDYRQAARRHLDDNAWAYLQGGAADELTLDDNVEAFRQIRLLPQPLNDVRGGHTRLRLFGRDYAHPILLAPVAYQRLFHPAGEMATVLGAGAMQAGMVVSSLATCRLEEIAAQAEAPLWFQLYWQGSRAASLELVRRAEAAGYAVLVLTVDAAVFGVRNREQRADFALPAGISAVNLAAAANAGLPGTSGANVFDRLMTTAPHWDDVAWLVEHSRLPVVLKGILHPQDARRAVDAGVQGIVVSNHGGRTLDTTPASIDILPAIKTVVGADFPLLLDGGIRRGSDIFKALALGASAVLVGRPYVHALATAGALGVAHLLRLLREELEITMALCGARDLAALDAQFLLNPP
- a CDS encoding Fe2+-dependent dioxygenase → MMLHIPELLTREEVAECRRLMAAAEWVDGLATAGAQSAQCKRNRQLPEGTATIARLREIMVTALMKNKLFFSAVLPKQILPPYFNHYEGGGYYGNHIDNAIRYAHGSSEGVRTDVSTTIFLADPEEYEGGELIVEDTYGSHEVKLPAGDAIVYPSTSLHRVEPVTKGARIGSFLWTQSLVRTAWQRAMLFELDMNILKLRSQLGDTPEVVALTGHYHKLLQQWAE
- a CDS encoding TonB-dependent receptor plug domain-containing protein, encoding MSIRAYKDIGGLIGTSLALLGAGGALAQDAVLSEVLVSAKSEAQEIRRNASAGKLVFDREELDTLDAASVGELLRKLPGTGMFTDMDSGPRGRGRGPDRNMPQILVDGQPLPGGDRNPATALRLPVEMIERVEIIRNSTAEFPVLNPAGVINLVMRDVPPKATRGLKVGVGAVGDDPQFRLEGQYGEPDGDSGYLLSGAINRRPASGKRELDATTYGGGMSNGQISEYSTTTGNDTNITLSPRFSWKFAGNQRFTLSPFFSHTEDERTTKVARSTNGVSSSDNERDETRRTMGRLGSEWRLSATQGAETTAKFTVQGESEAADKRSGKYDSTGAMTSSIADRSERTETEWIGDLRTKHLFFDAHVVTVAGELRGKSSEDTQRRSGSQTSSNVATLKENRQVVWGQDEWQISERHLMTPGLRWTYLQTQIDDSSSGEIDRKFRALDPSLHYLWQLTDQWNLRASIARNSRVPFSRELLPVTRLSSGTNSSSNADRGGNPNLAPERLRSIEAGVEYFLDQRAGTVGLSVFHRQVQNYTQRLTEQESGRWVERPYNVGEAELRGLVFDFKSKMIALGLPALTVRGNAAYTDTRMLDKVEGLGAGEGPRKSANVGADYEISSLRLTLGGNFNYVSALDRESSATVKQLQGARRQLDLYALYKIDRQVALRFSAQNVTKEARRNYLTETDGSGALLRTEDGFTPGMASYMLTLEAKW